Below is a window of Moorella thermoacetica DNA.
GGCAATGCCGGCCTAACAAGGGTGAGATATATCTCTGGTAAAAGCGTATTGCTAATATAACCCAATTGTCAATCAATGATCTCACTTTCCCGGTTAACTAAAATTTTCCCCCAACGCCCCAGGTTTAATACTTCTTTTTCCAGTTCCTCGTAAGGGGCTTCCACTGCTTGTTCCCGGGCGACAATTACCACATCTAACCCGGGGTGGAAGGAGGCCAGATGCTGCCGGCATATTTCCCGCAGGCGACGTTTTAACCTGTTGCGTTTTACGGCCTTACCCACCTTTTTAGAGATAGAATAACCGAAACGAGTGTAGGGTTGTTGATTGACCAGGTGGTAGAGTTTCAGCAATTTACCGCTTACCTTATGACCGG
It encodes the following:
- the rnpA gene encoding ribonuclease P protein component, with product MLTRVRRITASKDFRRVYRAGHKVSGKLLKLYHLVNQQPYTRFGYSISKKVGKAVKRNRLKRRLREICRQHLASFHPGLDVVIVAREQAVEAPYEELEKEVLNLGRWGKILVNRESEIID